AGGTTCTTTGCGGTCGCCTGCATGCCCCCGATGTAATTGTCGATCACTCGCAGTTCGAGCTTGTCGTTCGCCAGGAGATACCGGTCTGACAGCTTCTCCAGTTGCCGGTTTGCCTGGTACACGAGGTTCGAGAACGTCAGGCCCTGGGCGAACTCCTGGAACTTGTCGCCTTTCGATGAGCCGATCAGCGCGTTCAGCTTCGCCCAACGTTCGCCCTCCTTCCGGATTTCCTGGATACGGGCGGCGATGTCTCGATGTTGCTCCCGGTTATTGCCATGCACGGCCAGTTCGTTCGCGCGCTCCTGCCAGAGCACCTGGGCCTGGTGCGCCGCCGCCGCGGCTTCCTGCTCCTGCTCGATGAGAGTTTCGAGGGGAAGACTGGTTGGGCGCACGGCTTCTTTCTCGGCGATCTGGCGGTCGATTCCCTTGAGACTGCCGAGAATCTGCGCCGACTCGGTCAGGAAACGCTTCTCGAGCCCGCCCAGTCGCGCAACTTCGTCGGGAGGCAGAAGGGCGGCCCGGAGAGACGCTTCATCCGCGAAGCCGCCGGCGGACCGGGCCGCGTCGAGCGCCTGCCGGGCGGCAGTGATCTCGGCGGCAAGCGACTCGAGGGCGGCCCGCAGATTTTTCTCGGTCGTGATCCGCTGTTCCAGGGCAACCAGCAGGGACTGGTAGCGTTTGGCCGCCTCGTCTTCCCCGGCCTGGTGCTCGGCAGCCGACTTCCGGAGTTTCCGCTCCTCGACGTCGGGGTTCCGGTCCTGATACAGTTCGCGCCGTTCCGCGGATACGGCTTCCACCTCTTCGGCCACCTGTTTCCGTTCGCCTTCGACGGCCGATATCTGTCGGGAAAGGGCTTCCAGCTCGCTGGTCGCGCCGGCCAGTTTCGTCTTCTCGTCGTTCCAGGTCTTGAGCGTCCGTTCGAGCTGTTTCTGCGATTCCTGCCTGGTTTCCCACCGCTCGCGAAGCCTGGGCAGAACCTGCTCGTCGAACTCGGAATAACCATAGACCATGATATTGCTTCTCAGCCGGTCGACCGTTTCCTGAAGCTGGGCTTGCAATTCCAGGCGCTTTGTTTCGAAGGTTTGCTCGAGGGTTTCCTGCTGTTGCCGCTTTCCAATAGCGGTCGCCATATTTTTTTCGAGACCCTGAAGCTTTTCGCGACTCGCTGTCACGGCCTTCGACGCTTTTTCCAGCGCCTCCGTCGCCGCCTGGTGCTTCTCGAACGCGCTTTCCGCAGCTTTGAGCGAGGCGCCGGCCGCTTCGACCAGTTCCGTCAGGCGCGTCTCGTCTTCGAAGGTGACACCCTCGGCGAGATGTTCGGCGCATTTTTTCCACTTTTCCTGCGCGACTGCCGCCGATTTACGCAGGTCGGCGACCGCGCGCTCATCGGCTGCCTGATCGGCAACCAGCGTCTGATGCGCGCTTCGGGCTTTTTTGAGCGACTCCGCGTTCTTCTTCTGCGCGGCCTTCGCCTTTTTCAGCCGGGCTTCGATATTCTTCATCTCCGAGGTTCCATCAACTCCGGCGGCAAACGGGTGTTTGAGAGCGCCGCACAGGGGGCATGGCTTGCCGTCCTCGAGCAGGTGCCGCTGGTCCTCGAACGAAGCCGTGATGCTCAGACGGGTCTTCTGCTCGTTCAGTTCTTCGATCTCGGCTTCGAAGCCGGTCGTCTTCCCTTCGAGCTCTTCGACCGCGGCGGCGGCTTTCGTAACCTCGCCTTTTCTCCTGGCGACGGCTTCACTGATGCGGCGCTCTTCGCCGGCCGCCTCCCGGAGCTCCCCCGCGAGGCTCTGCGCTTCCTCCGCGCCGGTCAGCCGTTTCGCGGCATCTCTGACCGCCGTCTGCAGACTTTTGACCGTGGCTCCGCGGAAGGTATGAACAAGCGACTCTTCCTGTTTCTGAAGCTCTGCCGCCTTTTTTGCGACTTCTTTCTCGGCCTTTTCGATGCTTTTTGCGAGCGTGTCGACGTCATGCCTCGCCGTCACGAGGTTTTTCCGGCACTTCTCGAGTTCCTTCGCCGTCGCGTGCAGGTTTTTCTCGATCTCTCCGTGCCGGCCGGCGAGGGCTTCGAGCGCCTTCAGGTCTCCGGCAAGCGAGGCGTCGATCGCCGTTTTCGCGAGTTCCTCCTCGAGGCGGCTCCTTTTTGCCTCGCAGGACGAGATCGTCTTTTCGATCGTGCGGACCCGGCCTTCCGCCTCCGTCTTTTTCTTCCCCAGGTCTTCGAGTTGAGCGGACAGTTTTGCCTGTGTCTCAAGCCTGGTGCGAAGTTTCTGGTCCACGGCCCTGACGTTCTTGATCAGGTCGAGTTCGACGGCAGAACTCTTCTGGAACTCGGCTTTCGCGGCTCTGCTCTGCTCCAGCGCGACCTGCGCGGCTTCACACTCACCGCGTGCGGCGGGAATTCCCGAAACGACGGCGTTCAGCTCGGTTTCGCGGCTTTTGCGGTTTTGCTCGAGTGCATCGCACTGCGCCAGAGGAAGTCGTGCCGGCTCGGCTTTCCGGCTGGTCTCCAGCTTCCGGAACTCGGCGGCGTGCGATTCGCGCTCGGCGGCGAGGGCCTGCTGACGGGCGAGCAGGTCGTTCCGGTTCTGGAGAAGAGCCTGGAACTCCCGGATCCAGGCAATCTGCCGCTGGGCCTCCTGCCTGCGGCCGTCGCACGCCTCCCAATTCCTGCGGAGCTCCTCGGACGCCTTGCTGAGAGCGTCGAACTCTTCGTCGCTGAGGAGGGTGATGCCTTCGAGCCGATGACGGAGTTCCGTAACCTTCGTTTCCACCTCGGCGTTACGCTGATAGGCCTCGACAGACAAATTACGATATATATCGGTGCCTGTTATTTGTTCCAAAATCTGCGCCCGTTCATTCGGCTTCGCCTCGAGGAAGGCGGCGAACTGGCCCTGGGCGAGCAGGCAGGTGCGGGTGAACCGCTTGTAGTCGAGCCCGGTGATTTCCTCGACCTTGCCTGGGACTTCGGAGAGCCGCGTGGATTCCCATGTGTCGCCCGGCCGTTTGTCGGTTTCCTGAATGAGCTGCATGTGGGCCGCTTGCAGGGCACCGTCTGGTTTGCCGCGGGCGCGTCTTTGTTCCCATCTCGATCGAAACCGGAGCTGGCGGCCGTCAACGACGGCTTCGAACGTCACTTCCGCCTGGCAGAAGCCGGTTCCCCGGCTCATCAACTCGTTTTCTTTCGTCGAGATGTCCAGTCGCGGGGTTCCTCCGAACAGGGCGAGGGTGATCGCGTCGAGAATGCTCGTTTTGCCCGACCCGGTGCGGCCGGTGATCGCGAAGATGCCGCGGCCGGCCAGTTCCGGGTTGGTGAAGTCGATTTCGAAATCGCCCTTGAGGGAGTTGATGTTGGCGAACCGGACGCTCAGGATTTTCATGCGTTTGCTCCCTCACATACCTTCAGATATACTTCCTGGAAAGCTTCGCGGACCTGGACTCTGTCTTCTTCTGAGAGTCCCGACTGCTCGATGCACAACTCGAACACTTCCTTCGGGGTCAGTTCGTTTGCGTAGCGCTGGGGCTCGGCGGCCACCGTGACCCGGTGTGAGAGGTCCTGGCACCCGATGAGGTCGACGGGGAGGTTCTTTGCTAGGTCGTTCACCCTGTCTTCGAGGTCGGGCATGAGGAGGTCGCCCGTATACTCGGCGAACACCCAGGTTCTCAGGGGGGCATGGATGAGCTTGTTGATCTGATGCCCGATGGCTGTCAGATCGCCCCTGACCGTCGCCAGGCGGCGGAAGACGGGGACCGGGATCGCCCGGGCGTCGTCGGGGGACGCCGAATCGAAAACGAGCACCTGTTTCTCGTGCGCGGCCTCGTCGAACGAGCACGGAACGGGCGAACCGGAATACCGGACGCGCGGATGGTTCGGAACGACCTGGGGCCGGTGCAGATGACCGAGAGCGACATACGCGGCTTCGCCCGGGAAGCAGGCGGCCGGGAAGGCGCCGAGGTTGCCGACGTAGAGTTCGCGTTCGGAACCGGCGAGGGAAGCGCCTTCGGCGAACAGGTGGCCCGTCGCGATGATGGGAAGGTCGGGGCGGCCGAGTTCCTGCCGCCGGGCGAGGGCGAGATCGACCTGCCGGCGGTACCAGTCGGCCGTTCCCCTGATGATGCCCTGGGTGCGGACGTCGCCTTTCTCCCCGACCTGTGGAATGTAGACGTCCTGATCGCGGAGGAACGGAATGGCGCAGACGAGAACGGCGGGATTTCCGGCGGCGTCACGCACGAGAACGAGGTCGTTGTCGGGTTGTTCCCGGTCGCGGATGCCGGTGACGGTGACGTTGATCGCCTTGAGAACGGGCTTCGGCGCCTGGAGCGTCGCGGGCGAGTCGTGGTTGCCTCCGGTGACGATGACGCTGCGGCAGCCCTGCGCGGCGCACCGGCTGAGGAAGGAGTAATACATCTCGAGGGCGTAGTTCGGCGGCAGGCCCGAGTCGAATATATCACCAGCTATAAGAAGGAGTTCGACGGCTTCTTCCTTCATTGTGACGAGAAGCCATTCCAGAA
The nucleotide sequence above comes from Candidatus Ozemobacteraceae bacterium. Encoded proteins:
- a CDS encoding exonuclease SbcCD subunit D C-terminal domain-containing protein; translated protein: MKVLHTSDWHLGQLLKQQKRDEEHRAFLEWLLVTMKEEAVELLLIAGDIFDSGLPPNYALEMYYSFLSRCAAQGCRSVIVTGGNHDSPATLQAPKPVLKAINVTVTGIRDREQPDNDLVLVRDAAGNPAVLVCAIPFLRDQDVYIPQVGEKGDVRTQGIIRGTADWYRRQVDLALARRQELGRPDLPIIATGHLFAEGASLAGSERELYVGNLGAFPAACFPGEAAYVALGHLHRPQVVPNHPRVRYSGSPVPCSFDEAAHEKQVLVFDSASPDDARAIPVPVFRRLATVRGDLTAIGHQINKLIHAPLRTWVFAEYTGDLLMPDLEDRVNDLAKNLPVDLIGCQDLSHRVTVAAEPQRYANELTPKEVFELCIEQSGLSEEDRVQVREAFQEVYLKVCEGANA
- a CDS encoding AAA family ATPase, coding for MKILSVRFANINSLKGDFEIDFTNPELAGRGIFAITGRTGSGKTSILDAITLALFGGTPRLDISTKENELMSRGTGFCQAEVTFEAVVDGRQLRFRSRWEQRRARGKPDGALQAAHMQLIQETDKRPGDTWESTRLSEVPGKVEEITGLDYKRFTRTCLLAQGQFAAFLEAKPNERAQILEQITGTDIYRNLSVEAYQRNAEVETKVTELRHRLEGITLLSDEEFDALSKASEELRRNWEACDGRRQEAQRQIAWIREFQALLQNRNDLLARQQALAAERESHAAEFRKLETSRKAEPARLPLAQCDALEQNRKSRETELNAVVSGIPAARGECEAAQVALEQSRAAKAEFQKSSAVELDLIKNVRAVDQKLRTRLETQAKLSAQLEDLGKKKTEAEGRVRTIEKTISSCEAKRSRLEEELAKTAIDASLAGDLKALEALAGRHGEIEKNLHATAKELEKCRKNLVTARHDVDTLAKSIEKAEKEVAKKAAELQKQEESLVHTFRGATVKSLQTAVRDAAKRLTGAEEAQSLAGELREAAGEERRISEAVARRKGEVTKAAAAVEELEGKTTGFEAEIEELNEQKTRLSITASFEDQRHLLEDGKPCPLCGALKHPFAAGVDGTSEMKNIEARLKKAKAAQKKNAESLKKARSAHQTLVADQAADERAVADLRKSAAVAQEKWKKCAEHLAEGVTFEDETRLTELVEAAGASLKAAESAFEKHQAATEALEKASKAVTASREKLQGLEKNMATAIGKRQQQETLEQTFETKRLELQAQLQETVDRLRSNIMVYGYSEFDEQVLPRLRERWETRQESQKQLERTLKTWNDEKTKLAGATSELEALSRQISAVEGERKQVAEEVEAVSAERRELYQDRNPDVEERKLRKSAAEHQAGEDEAAKRYQSLLVALEQRITTEKNLRAALESLAAEITAARQALDAARSAGGFADEASLRAALLPPDEVARLGGLEKRFLTESAQILGSLKGIDRQIAEKEAVRPTSLPLETLIEQEQEAAAAAHQAQVLWQERANELAVHGNNREQHRDIAARIQEIRKEGERWAKLNALIGSSKGDKFQEFAQGLTFSNLVYQANRQLEKLSDRYLLANDKLELRVIDNYIGGMQATAKNLSGGEKFLASLALALGLAHMVGRKYRMDTLFIDEGFGALDPETLETALSVLCALHQQGKLIGVISHVESLQERLPSRLEVTRLGGGHSTITGPGCTRHG